A DNA window from Palaemon carinicauda isolate YSFRI2023 chromosome 39, ASM3689809v2, whole genome shotgun sequence contains the following coding sequences:
- the LOC137631141 gene encoding sodium-coupled monocarboxylate transporter 1-like, which yields MAINVDDLVQRFSWADYLVFVAMLLVSALIGIFYGFFGKKDGGTKEFLMAGKSMTTFPVAMSLIASFMSAITLLGTPSEVYQYGFIYWLVGFSYILVMPAAAYLYFPVFHEIQVTSAYQYLEMRFSRPVRWLGSATFVLQMCLYMAIVVYAPALALAQVTGINVYLSVSLICFVCIFYTTLGGMKAVLWTDALQMVIMYASMLFVIIKGTVDVGGFSYVWQKNYESGRADLIDFDPNPTTRHTFWTLIIGGYFTWVTIYGVNQAQVQRYLCVKEKYMAVQALWINLVGLFILMISCAFGGMVVYAKYWDCDPLTSGTVTKGDQLFPLFVMDTLGTWKGLPGLFVSGIFSGALSTVSSGMNSLAAIVLEDFIKAGCFPSISEKTATWTTKGLSLFFGILTFGLVFVAEQMGNVLSAALGIFGMVGGPLLGVFTLGMFFPWANSIGAFVGHVAGLVFTLWIGVGQQIAKQNGQYDVPMKPTSIAGCSFNETIIDLISPLTTDNITPETFMIDELEPQGEALGIYKLSYMWFSATGCFTVIVVGMIVSLITGTRDVRKLDPRLISPGVFWCKRLIPKIDGLGEDYGEDVVLSDAKFSDPVGNQNLAYESEKPNGYNVEKESSKL from the exons ATGGCGATCAACGTCGATGACCTCGTGCAGAGGTTCAGCTGGGCCGACTACCTCGTCTTCGTGGCGATGCTGTTGGTTTCGGCTTTAATCGGAATTTTCTATGGCTTCTTTGGCAAGAAGGATGGCGGCACCAAAGAGTTCCTCATGGCTGGCAAGTCTATGACGACTTTCCCTGTGGCCATGTCTCTCATTGCCAG CTTCATGTCAGCCATTACCTTGCTGGGAACGCCTTCAGAAGTGTACCAATACGGCTTCATCTATTGGCTGGTTGGATTCTCTTACATCCTTGTTATGCCCGCCGCTGCCTACTTATATTTCCCTGTCTTTCATGAAATTCAG GTAACCTCTGCCTACCAATACCTTGAAATGAGATTTAGTCGTCCTGTGCGTTGGCTGGGATCGGCAACATTCGTTCTGCAG ATGTGCCTCTACATGGCTATCGTGGTCTATGCCCCTGCTCTGGCTCTGGCCCAGGTCACTGGTATCAACGTTTACCTGTCTGTCAGTCTGATCTGTTTCGTGTGCATTTTCTATACAACTCTGGGAGGCATGAAGGCTGTGCTCTGGACTGACGCATTGCAG ATGGTTATCATGTACGCCAGTATGCTGTTCGTTATCATCAAGGGAACGGTTGACGTGGGCGGATTTAGCTATGTCTGGCAGAAGAATTATGAGAGCGGCAGAGCAGATCTCATCGATTTTGACCCCAACCCAACAACGAGGCACACCTTCTGGACTTTGATTATAGGAGGGTACTTCACCTGGGTCACCATCTATGGCGTTAACCAAGCACAG GTACAAAGATACTTATGTGTCAAAGAAAAATACATGGCTGTGCAAGCCCTCTGGATAAACCTCGTTGGACTGTTCATCTTGATGATCAGCTGTGCCTTTGGAGGGATGGTAGTTTACGCCAAATACTGGGACTGTGATCCACTCACTTCGGGTACTGTGACAAAAGGAGATCAATTGTTCCCTCTGTTTGTGATGGACACCCTTGGAACATGGAAGGGACTCCCTGGATTGTTCGTCTCTGGAATCTTCTCTGGGGCTCTAAG CACCGTATCTTCCGGCATGAACTCGTTGGCTGCCATCGTGTTGGAGGATTTCATAAAAGCTGGTTGCTTCCCAAGCATCTCGGAGAAGACGGCGACCTGGACAACCAAAGGGTTGTCTCTCTTTTTTGGTATCCTGACCTTTGGCCTCGTGTTTGTTGCAGAACAGATGGGCAATGTTTTGTCG GCTGCGCTCGGCATCTTTGGTATGGTTGGAGGCCCACTTCTTGGTGTCTTCACCCTAGGCATGTTCTTCCCATGGGCCAACTCAATA GGAGCATTTGTCGGCCACGTGGCAGGGTTGGTTTTTACGCTCTGGATTGGAGTTGGCCAACAGATAGCAAAACAAAACGGCCAGTACGACGTGCCAATGAAACCCACTAGCATAGCAGGATGTTCCTTCAACGAAACCATAATAGATTTAATCTCGCCGCTGACGACTGACAATATCACCCCTGAAACTTTTATGATTGATGAACT AGAGCCACAGGGGGAGGCATTGGGTATTTACAAGCTTTCGTACATGTGGTTTTCGGCCACGGGCTGCTTCACCGTGATTGTCGTCGGCATGATCGTCTCTCTGATAACTGGCACACGCGACGTTCGTAAACTGGATCCCCGTCTCATTTCCCCCGGGGTCTtttggtgcaagagattaataccTAAAATTGACGGCCTTGGGGAAGAttat ggAGAAGACGTCGTCCTAAGCGATGCCAAGTTCTCTGATCCGGTCGGCAACCAAAATCTTGCCTACGAGTCTGAAAAACCCAACGGATACAATGTCGAGAAGGAGAGttcaaaattataa